The nucleotide sequence GGTCACGGCCTGTCCCTGCCCGTCGCTGTCGAAGGGGGTGCCGTCGCGGGCGAAGGTGCCGTCGAGGAGGTTGAAGGCCACGGTGTCGCGCATGGTCACCGTGTGCAGTTCGGTGAAGATCGTGCGCAACTGCTCCACGGCGTAGAGCCCCTGTGAGCGGTAGCCGTAGGAGACGAAACCGACCGGCTTCGCACGCCACTCGTCGTAGGCGCAGTCGATCGCCTGCTTGAGCGACGCCGGGAAACTGCGGTTGTACTCGGGGGTGACGACGACGAACGCCTCGGCCTCGTCGACCAGCCTCGCGAACCGCTTCATGTCCGGCGTCGGATGCTCCGGCAGCCCCGCGGGCAGAGCGAAGTCGACCAGGTCGAGCACTTCGGTGACGAGGTCTTCCCGGTTTTCCGCACGGCCGGTGAACCACTTGCCGACGGTGTCCCCCACCCGCCCCTCCCGGGTGCTTCCGATGATCACCGCGACCCGCAGTGGACTGGTGTCCATGACCGACCTCCTCTCGCTTCACCCCTTGGGCGCGAGAAAGCCGCCGGACTTTCGCTAGATCGGATCTAGCGGGCGCCCGGCGGCTTCGGTCGGTGATCTCGCTAGGCGTCCAGCGCGATCGCGATCGCGCCCAGCAGGGACGCGTCCTGGTCGAATTTCGCCGAGACCAGTTCCGGCGGGAACGGCACGGCTTGCGCGAGCCGCTCGCGCAGCGCGGGCAGCAGGATGTCGGCCGAGCGCACCAGTCCCCCGCCGACGGCGATGCGTTGCGGGTCGAGCGCGATGGCGAGGTTCGCGACGTGCATCGACAGTTCGTCGAGCGCCGCGCCGACCAGTTCCTTGGCCTGCGCGTTCTCCCTGGCGAGGCCGAACAGCTCACCCGCGGTCACCGGGCGGCCGAGCAGCTCACTCGCCCGGCCGCCCAGCCCACGCCCACCGACGGCTTCCTCCAGTGGCGCCGCTCCACTGGCGAACCCGTCGGTGTCCTGCGGCGAGAGAAGGTTGTACCCGATCTCTCCCGCAGCTCCGTTGGCGCCGGCCAGCAGCCGGCCGCCGACCAGGACCGCCGCGGCGATCCCGGTCCCCAGTGAGAGGAACACCGCCGGATCGGTGTCCGCCAGCGCCCCCCACCGCCATTCCGCGAGCGCCGCCGCCTTGGCGTCGGTGCCCACCTCGATCGGCACGCCCTCGAACTCGGCGGCGACGAGGTCGCGCAGCCGCAGTTCCTCCCAGCCCGGCACGTTGGGCGCGAGCAGGATGCGGTCCTCCAGCACGATGCCCGGGCTGACCACGCCGATCGCGGCGAGCCGGTCCGCGGCGCCTTCGTCGGCGAGCAGTTTCCGCGCCGCGGCGAGCGCGCGGCTCACCACCTGTCCGGCGCCCGCTTGCGCGTCCGTGTCCAGCCGCCGGGTGACCAGCAGGCTCCCGGCCCGGTCGGCCAGCCCGATCGCGACCTTCGTGCCGCCGAAGTCGATCCCCAGGATCAGTTCTTCCCCCGTCACTTGACGTTCCCCTCTGCCGCCCCCGCGAACGATTCCTGAATTCCCTTGGGCCCGAACGGCCACACGTGCTCGGTCTTGGCATAGGCGAGGAACGCCCCGACACCGAGCGCGATCCACCCCACCGAAAGCCCGATGGAGAGCCAGGTCGCGGAGAAGTAGATGTAGACCCAGCCGAGCAGCGCGATGACCGTCGGGATCGGGTAGAGCCATTGACGATACGGCCGATGCAGCTCCGGACGTCGCCGCCGCAGCACCACGATCGCCGCGACCTGCGCGAGCGACTGGATGAGGACCAGCACCGTCACCGCCGCGTTGATCACCGCCGTCAGCGTGAAGAGCGAGCCGATCGCGGCGATGACGCCCATCGCCAGCACACCGGCGGTCGGCAGGTTCAGTTTCGGGTGCAGCCTGGCGAACACCGGCAGGAATACCTTGTCGCGCGCGGCTTCGAACGGGACCCGCGAACCGCCGAGCAGACCGGCGAACACCGAACCGATCGCGGCGATCACGATGAACACGGTGATGACCTTGGCCGCGCCCGTGCCCCACGCCTGTTCCAGCACGGTGGAGGCGACCGAGGTGGCGTTCTTGAGTTCCTCCAGCGGGATCGAGCCGAGCACCCCGAGCTGCAGCAGGAAGTACAGGCTCATGATGCCGAGGATCGAGAGGATGATCGACCGCGGCAGCGTCCGGCCGGGGTCACGCACCTCGCCGCCGAGGTAGGCGCTGGTGTTGTAGCCGAGGTAGTCGTAGATGGCGATGATCAGGCCGGCGCCGAGCCCGGCCCAGAACGCGCCGCCGTCGAACGAGAACGCGCCCGGCGTGAAGGCGAACGCTTGCGCGCCGTCGAAATGGGTGAAGGCCGCGACGATCACCGAGAGCGCGGCGAACAGCATGACCCCGAACAGGACGGTGGTCAGCTTCCCGATCTCGCCGATCTTGCGGAACAACGCCAGCACGATCAGCACGATCACGCCGAGGCCGATGATCTTGCCCAGCGCCGTCGTCCCGCCGTCGTCGGCGACCCCGGGGACCAGGTACCCGAGGTACTGGACCAGGCCGATGATGCCGGTGGACATGATCAGCGGGATGAACAGCACCGCGCTCCAGGCGAACAGGAACGGCATGAGCCTGCCGGTACGGGAGCCGAACGCCTCGCGCAGATAGACGTAGGTGCCGCCGGCGCCCGGGAGGGCGGCGCCGAGCTCCGCCCAGATCAGGCCGTCGGCCAGCGCGATGACCGCGCCGATGAGCCAGCCGAACATGGCCTGCGGGCCGCCGAGCGTCACCACCATCGCGGGGATGGTGACGAACGGGCCGATGCCGCACATCTGGGTCATGTTGATGGCGGTCGCCTGGAGCGGCCCGATCTTCCGCTCGAGCCCCGGCCGCGGGGATGAACTCAAAACGCGCCTCCCTGTTAGTTAGTAAAGTTTCTTAACATAATTTCGGGCGTGTCGGAAGGCCGGTCCGCAAAGTTGTCGTCCTCCGGTCCACCCGGAATTGCCCGAAAGGGCGGATTCCCCGGGAATACGCCCGAACGGACCAAGCCGGGACGTATCAGGGGGCCGTCGTTCCGCGTCCTTATCCAGAAGGACGTCTTCCCCCAGGGACGGTGAGGTCCATGAAACGGCTGTTCGGCACGGCGATGGCGATCGCCGCACTCGGGGTCGCGACGGCCTGCGGCGGCGCGTCCACACCCCGCGACACGGCACCGGGCGACCTGACGACGGAGACGGCCCCGACGGCGTCCTCCGACACCGGCCCGACGGGCGGTCCGGACACCGAAGACTCCCGTCCGCCCGTCGTCCCAGGGAGCCCGATCAGGTACAACAGCGACCTGCTCGGCGCCGATCCCGACACGGCCAAGAGCGCGATCGAGCAGGACCTGGAGCGACTCTGCAAGAGTTCCCGGCGGTGCGGGGTTTCGGTCGTGATCGCGGGCGAAGGGGACTGCATCCGCGCCATCGGGCCGAATCCGGTCCAGCCCGGCAAGACGATCACGATCCGGGCCAAGGCATGCGCGACCGAGACCACGGAGGAAAGTTCGGCGCCGCCGAAGTCGGAAAGCGAGCAGCCGAGCAGAACCACGAGCGGATGAGCACCCGGCGTCCGCTACGACGAGGTCTCCGCGCCCCCAAGCCTCCGCAGCCAGAGCCTGCGGCGGGCCAGGCACACGCACTCAGACTGGTCGGCACGGTCCTGGCCAACACGACCCTGCTCACCGCGCTGCTCTACTACTTCGGGCTCGTCAACACGCAGACGTACTTCGGCTACTTCCGCGTGCACTACACCTTGCTCGGCCAGACGCCGGACGAGATCTTCGGGCGCGGCGTCGACGGGGTACTCCTGCCCTTGACCGCCGTCGCGGGCGCCGCGCTGCTCTTCCTCGTCCTGACCAGGTTCCTGAAGATCCGCCTCGGCGAGGCTTCCTGGTCGCGGCTGCTGCGGATCTGCTCACCCGCCGCCGGCGTCCTCGGCCTCGCACTGCTGGCCGCGACGACCGCGATCGCACTCGATCCGGAACCGTTTCGCGATCGTCCCGGCGCTCCGGGGATCGGCTTCGCGCTCGGGATCCTGATGGCGCTTTTCTCCTGGCGTCACTGGACCTCGCGCAGGACTGGAAGCACCCGGTCGAGCGTCGCGGAACTGGTGACCGGCTACGCCCTGGTGAGCGTCGGCCTCTTCTGGGCGGTCGGCGACTACTCGGGAGCCGTCGGCACGAGCCGTGCCTTCGAAGCCTCCAGGGTGATCTCGGCCAGACCGGCCGCGACGCTGTACAGCGCGGAAAGCCTCAACCTCACCGCGAACGGTATCGCGCAGGTGAAGTGCGCGAACCCGGAATCGGCCTTCAAGTACCGGTACACCGGGTTGAAGCTGCTGCTCCAGTCCAGTGGCCAGTACGTCTTCCTGCCGGCGAACTGGCGCGCCTCGACCGGCGTCGCGTTCGTGATCCCCAAGACCGACAAGCTGCGCCTGGAGTTCGGACCTTCCCGGTCGGTGCCGCCGCCGGACTGCTGACGCGCGTCAGAGCAGATGCTGCTCCAGCCACTCGGTGACCGCTTCGTCGGCCAGCTTCGCGATCGGCAGCTGCGGCGCGGGATCGATGCCCGGGTCTTCGGCGAGTGGGTGGGCGAGACCGGGCAGCCTGCGCAACCGGACGTCCTCGGCCACGGAATACCGGGCGCGCAACGCGTCGACGAGTTCGTCGGCGTCCGCGCGGAACGTGGGGAAATCCTCCTCGCCGCTGACGACCAGCAGCGGAACCTGCGTCTCCCTGGCCGAGATTTCACCCGATCGTGCGATGAAGTCGAGGTGATCCGCCGCCTGGATCCCTTCGTCCGTCCACCGATAGGGCTGTTCCAGCATGGTTTCCACCACGCCGACCAGCGACCGCGCCCGGACGGCGGGGTTGATCAGCGCGGCGGCCCGCACCGGGATCTCCCTGGTGGCCAGGATCGTCAGCGCCACGGCACCGCCGAGGGAACCGCCGACGACGGCCATCCGCGCGGTGTCGAAGCCGAAGCGTTCCCGCAGTTCAGCCAGTGCGGCGGGGAACTCCAGCGCCGCCTGCCGGACGAACGGCTCGGCATAGGCGAGCACCGAATCCCGGACGGCCCGTTCGACCACCGCGTCCATGCTGCCGTCGACCATTCTCGCGCCGCACAACGGCATTCCGAGATATACCCGCCACGCGGGCACCCCGGCCATCGGCAGCGCGGCCGCGAACGCGGCGTCGGTGCGGGGCGCGTCGATCATATGCCAGGCGACGACCACCGGCGCGGGGCCGCTGACCTCGGCCGATGGCGGCAAGACGGTGAACGGTACCCCCGCCGCCGTGCCCGTGACCGGTTCTCCCACCGCTGTCCTTCCTCGCGTGCTCTCGATCTCCACGATATCCAGGACGCGGCGGAGGCGGACCTCGTTCCGCCACAAGCGAAACAGTATGCCCGCGGAGTCACCCCGACGCGCCGCGGAGGTGGTTGCGGACGACCGGCGGCGGCCGAATAGTGTTGCGGCCCGGCCCTTTGGAGGTGAACCGCCCGTGCCCGATGTCGACTACTACGAGGTGCTCGGCGTGGGCAAGGCCGCCTCGGTCAACGAGATCAAGACCGCGTACCGGCGGCTGGCGAAGTCGCATCACCCGGACACCGGCGGGTCCGCGCTCACCTTCCAGCTGGTCCGCGAGGCCTACGACACGCTCAGCGATCCGATGCGGCGGGCCGGCTACGACGCGGGCGGCCGCTCGGTGCGGGCCCCGATCCGGCCGCGCCCGCGGCGTCGCTTCGGCGAAGAACCGGGCTACGAGCCCGAACCGGTCGTGATCGACCCGGACGACCTCGAATGGTGGGAATTCGCCGCACAGGACGCACGCGTGCGGCACGGGCGGCGGCGCGGCCCCGGGCACACCCCGGTGGTGGCGGCGGTCGGCGGGATGGTGCTGGTGCTGCTGCCGGTGCTGACCGGGGTCGGGTTCTCGGCCCCCACGCTGATCGTCTGGCTGATCCTGACCGCCGGGACCGCCTTGCTCGTGCAACGGCTCGCGCGCGGCTATCTGGCGGCGTCCCGGGCCAGGAACCGGTTCGCCGCCGAATTCGGCGGTAAACGCGTGTTCGGCACTCCTGGCGTCGAGACCGACGAACTCGCCGAACGGCTCACCGCCGACCTGCTCGAGCGTTACCTGACCCGGCTGCCCGGCGCACGGATCTTCCACGGCCTCTCCTGGCCGGATTCGGTGTTCGCCGACGTCGACCACGCCGTGCTGTGCGGAAAGCGGCTCGTGCTCATCGAATCGAAGCTGTGGCTGCCGGGGCACTACGAAACCGATGACGACGACCGCCTGCTGCGCAACGGCCGCGCCTTCCGCGGCGGCGGGAGCAGGCTGACCGAGAGCCTCGCCGAATACCGGCGGATCCTGCCGGGGGTTGCGTTGCGCGGGGCGATGATCGTGTACCCGAGCCGGACCGGTGAAATCACCACGGATCTCGAGGATCCCTCCCCAGCGCCGCCGATGACGCCGGAACAGTTCCTGCACGAGATCGGCGGCTGGCTGGCGGCTGAGCCGTCCACTGTGGACGCGGCGACGATGCGGGTGGTGCGGGACCGGGTGGTGGGCACCGTCTGAAGGGGACTTTCCCCTCGTCTCACGCGGCGAAGGGCCCTTTCCCCGCATCGCATGCGGGGAAAGGGCCCTTCAGCAGCTTGAGCTACCGGCCCGAGCGCTCCTTCTTGGCTCGCGCGGAACGGGTGCAGACCTCACCGACGTCGACCGTCTGGCCGCGGTCGATGTAGACGTCCGCCAGCCCGACGAGCTTGCCCTTCGGCGACGTACAGGTCAGCTGGTACGCCTCCTTGGGGCCGTAGGTCGGCGGGATCGGCGACTGGAACGACACACCGCCGGTCCAGTCGTCCA is from Amycolatopsis lurida and encodes:
- a CDS encoding APC family permease translates to MSSSPRPGLERKIGPLQATAINMTQMCGIGPFVTIPAMVVTLGGPQAMFGWLIGAVIALADGLIWAELGAALPGAGGTYVYLREAFGSRTGRLMPFLFAWSAVLFIPLIMSTGIIGLVQYLGYLVPGVADDGGTTALGKIIGLGVIVLIVLALFRKIGEIGKLTTVLFGVMLFAALSVIVAAFTHFDGAQAFAFTPGAFSFDGGAFWAGLGAGLIIAIYDYLGYNTSAYLGGEVRDPGRTLPRSIILSILGIMSLYFLLQLGVLGSIPLEELKNATSVASTVLEQAWGTGAAKVITVFIVIAAIGSVFAGLLGGSRVPFEAARDKVFLPVFARLHPKLNLPTAGVLAMGVIAAIGSLFTLTAVINAAVTVLVLIQSLAQVAAIVVLRRRRPELHRPYRQWLYPIPTVIALLGWVYIYFSATWLSIGLSVGWIALGVGAFLAYAKTEHVWPFGPKGIQESFAGAAEGNVK
- a CDS encoding alpha/beta hydrolase family protein, translating into MGEPVTGTAAGVPFTVLPPSAEVSGPAPVVVAWHMIDAPRTDAAFAAALPMAGVPAWRVYLGMPLCGARMVDGSMDAVVERAVRDSVLAYAEPFVRQAALEFPAALAELRERFGFDTARMAVVGGSLGGAVALTILATREIPVRAAALINPAVRARSLVGVVETMLEQPYRWTDEGIQAADHLDFIARSGEISARETQVPLLVVSGEEDFPTFRADADELVDALRARYSVAEDVRLRRLPGLAHPLAEDPGIDPAPQLPIAKLADEAVTEWLEQHLL
- a CDS encoding NADPH-dependent FMN reductase translates to MDTSPLRVAVIIGSTREGRVGDTVGKWFTGRAENREDLVTEVLDLVDFALPAGLPEHPTPDMKRFARLVDEAEAFVVVTPEYNRSFPASLKQAIDCAYDEWRAKPVGFVSYGYRSQGLYAVEQLRTIFTELHTVTMRDTVAFNLLDGTFARDGTPFDSDGQGQAVTTLLDELAWWGLALREARAARPYVC
- a CDS encoding ROK family protein, producing MTGEELILGIDFGGTKVAIGLADRAGSLLVTRRLDTDAQAGAGQVVSRALAAARKLLADEGAADRLAAIGVVSPGIVLEDRILLAPNVPGWEELRLRDLVAAEFEGVPIEVGTDAKAAALAEWRWGALADTDPAVFLSLGTGIAAAVLVGGRLLAGANGAAGEIGYNLLSPQDTDGFASGAAPLEEAVGGRGLGGRASELLGRPVTAGELFGLARENAQAKELVGAALDELSMHVANLAIALDPQRIAVGGGLVRSADILLPALRERLAQAVPFPPELVSAKFDQDASLLGAIAIALDA
- a CDS encoding J domain-containing protein, whose translation is MPDVDYYEVLGVGKAASVNEIKTAYRRLAKSHHPDTGGSALTFQLVREAYDTLSDPMRRAGYDAGGRSVRAPIRPRPRRRFGEEPGYEPEPVVIDPDDLEWWEFAAQDARVRHGRRRGPGHTPVVAAVGGMVLVLLPVLTGVGFSAPTLIVWLILTAGTALLVQRLARGYLAASRARNRFAAEFGGKRVFGTPGVETDELAERLTADLLERYLTRLPGARIFHGLSWPDSVFADVDHAVLCGKRLVLIESKLWLPGHYETDDDDRLLRNGRAFRGGGSRLTESLAEYRRILPGVALRGAMIVYPSRTGEITTDLEDPSPAPPMTPEQFLHEIGGWLAAEPSTVDAATMRVVRDRVVGTV